TTGTTCGCCCAGATTGGCGTCATAGAAATAAATGAACACGCCATCGGCGACGACAAAATCCTTCACCGGGTCATCATAATCAAACCGCAATTTGCCTGGGCGGTTCAGATAGAACGTCCCGATCAATTGCGTGCCGTTTCCGGCGGTGAGCAGGAAACGCGCCCGCGCTGTTTTTAATTGCTGTAACCATTGCTCGGCCTGCGTGGCTACGGCTGTGGCCTGTTCGGGGCTATAGGTTATGACGCCGGGGGCCAGGGCCGGAACGGCCTGCGGGGCTGCGATGGCGGTGGCGGGCATGGCGATCGGGCTGGCCGTCTGGTCAGCCGTTTGGGCGATGGCCCCTGTGCCAATGAATGCCACGGCCCCCAAAAGAGCCACCCCGGTCAAAG
The window above is part of the Micavibrio aeruginosavorus ARL-13 genome. Proteins encoded here:
- a CDS encoding LolA family protein, with protein sequence MKTRILTALTGVALLGAVAFIGTGAIAQTADQTASPIAMPATAIAAPQAVPALAPGVITYSPEQATAVATQAEQWLQQLKTARARFLLTAGNGTQLIGTFYLNRPGKLRFDYDDPVKDFVVADGVFIYFYDANLGEQSNAPIGQTLADFLLRSDIRLSGDVKVDSVVESGGLIQIKLSQTADAGAGSLTLGFTREPFQLKKWRVVDPQGSVSEVELFQMQTGVALERDLFVYRDPQKKAGSLNQ